ATCTTTTTCTAAATCAAGTTTTTTGATGTTTTTTGACCACAAAATCCCCTGAAGAAAGGTAAGTATCTTATGTTTTTTGTTCATCGGTAATCTTTCAATATTTTTTCTACATCCTTTGCCCTAAGCCTTCCATAGACCTTTTTGTCGATCATTATACAAGGGGAAAGACTGCAACACCCAAGGCAGGCAACCTTGTTTAACGAGAATAAACCATCTTTTGTTGTCTCTTTCTCTTTTATCTTAAGGTTTTCTTCTAAAGCAGAGCTTATTTTTTCTGCCCCACTTACATGGCAGGCTGTTCCATGGCAGGCTTTGATAAGATGCCTTCCTTGTGGAATAAACCTAAAGTGTGAATAAAAGGTTGCTATACCAAATATCTCAGCGGGAAATATCTTTGTCTTTTCGGCAATTATTTTTAATGCCTCAATCGGCAAATAGCCATAGCTATCTTGTGTCTCCTGAAGCAATTTTATAAGGTCTTGTCTTTCCTTATAATTTCCAAGAATTTTTTCTATTTCCATATTAAAACAAAGAACCCTCTCCTTTTTCCCTACAAGAATAAAAGAGAGGATTCTTGCTCGCGTTTTTAGAAAGCGAAATCCAGGCCCCCACTAATATAAAAGGGCCATCCCAAAGCTAGTTTTCCTGCCATTGTTGGAGAAAAGAAGTATCTTGCCCCAACTTGTCCACCGAACCCTACGCCAGAAGTATAAGCAGCCGATACCCCTACCAAAGGATTTGTTTCATTTCCCGAAGAATCCTTAAATTTTGCATCCCACTTGAAGTATCCGACGCCAACTTTGATGAATGGATCAAAAACCTTTCCAGGAGAAAAATGGTATGAACCTGAAGCAAGAGCTCCTAATAATGTATATTTCCACTCATATCCTGTTAGTCCTAGCCCCGACCAATCCTCAGTGAAACTTGTATAACTAACATCAAGCCCAACTCCCATATTTTCTTTTATACCGTATTCAACGCCTCCACCAAATCCAGTGCCCCATGCATAACCTACCATTGGTCCTACATATGTTTTGCCCATTTCAAATCCTTGGGCAAACAAGCTTGTTACCCCTAAAATACTTGCTAGTATTATTACCCTTTTCATTCTTTCTCACCTCCCTTTATTTAAATTTTAAATTATTATAAATTTTTCCTTTAATTCTTGTCAAGAAAAATTTTTATCAATGAGCTTTCCTGTCTATACCAAAAACGTAACTACTCAGGTTTTTTAAGTAGATGAGAAGACAAAGATTTAAAAATATGGGAAAAATTCTAAATCCAAAGCACAAACTA
This window of the bacterium genome carries:
- the nuoE gene encoding NADH-quinone oxidoreductase subunit NuoE, with translation MEIEKILGNYKERQDLIKLLQETQDSYGYLPIEALKIIAEKTKIFPAEIFGIATFYSHFRFIPQGRHLIKACHGTACHVSGAEKISSALEENLKIKEKETTKDGLFSLNKVACLGCCSLSPCIMIDKKVYGRLRAKDVEKILKDYR
- a CDS encoding outer membrane beta-barrel protein, which encodes MKRVIILASILGVTSLFAQGFEMGKTYVGPMVGYAWGTGFGGGVEYGIKENMGVGLDVSYTSFTEDWSGLGLTGYEWKYTLLGALASGSYHFSPGKVFDPFIKVGVGYFKWDAKFKDSSGNETNPLVGVSAAYTSGVGFGGQVGARYFFSPTMAGKLALGWPFYISGGLDFAF